In Selenomonadales bacterium, a genomic segment contains:
- a CDS encoding TraC family protein gives MKLLALRKRKKDPTGTAASVREWLPVEAIDARTIKRKDGTHAALIRVMPVNMSLRSEGEKKRAIAAWHEALNGIKAPLQIFALGRPIDLDAYLRRLTDKAQEEGNPTRKKLLREYSRYVAGVASGGETAERRFYVLLTAEDAAHAVSAAHELATSLNGAGLTATMCDGQEILEVLFSFFNPDKAATERVGAAGSVLPPIYS, from the coding sequence ATGAAGCTGTTAGCCTTGCGTAAACGAAAGAAGGATCCCACGGGGACAGCTGCAAGCGTGCGGGAGTGGCTGCCGGTGGAGGCGATTGATGCAAGGACTATCAAGAGGAAGGACGGTACGCATGCGGCCTTAATTCGGGTCATGCCCGTGAATATGTCTCTGCGGAGCGAGGGTGAGAAGAAACGTGCGATTGCCGCATGGCATGAGGCGCTCAACGGAATTAAGGCTCCTCTGCAGATATTTGCACTGGGGCGTCCTATTGACCTCGATGCCTATTTGCGGCGGCTTACGGACAAGGCGCAAGAAGAGGGCAATCCGACGCGCAAGAAGCTGCTAAGGGAATATAGCAGATATGTTGCGGGCGTGGCCTCGGGCGGGGAGACTGCGGAACGGAGGTTCTATGTACTACTCACGGCGGAGGATGCGGCGCATGCGGTGAGCGCAGCACACGAGCTGGCGACGAGCCTTAACGGGGCGGGGCTTACTGCGACGATGTGCGATGGGCAGGAGATTCTGGAGGTGCTATTCTCATTCTTCAATCCCGACAAAGCGGCAACTGAGCGCGTGGGGGCTGCGGGTTCGGTGCTCCCACCCATCTACTCGTGA
- a CDS encoding prepilin peptidase, translating into MLIRLIDALVIGALLFAAIEDIRGMQVRNAYPGFLLGLSLGRVALNRPPFIQVLTGVGLVFGVLYVFWHFGGIGGADVKILTALAVGEGMGIWVVLLLACAVFIAYALVLRRTREALPFVPAICVGYLLVWLMI; encoded by the coding sequence ATGCTCATACGCTTGATAGACGCCCTCGTGATAGGGGCGCTGTTGTTTGCGGCAATCGAGGACATCCGGGGGATGCAGGTTAGAAACGCATACCCCGGTTTTCTTCTGGGTTTATCTTTGGGGAGGGTGGCCTTGAACAGGCCGCCCTTCATACAGGTCTTGACCGGTGTCGGGTTGGTATTTGGCGTCCTCTACGTCTTCTGGCACTTTGGTGGGATTGGCGGGGCGGACGTCAAGATTCTCACGGCGTTGGCCGTGGGCGAAGGAATGGGGATATGGGTGGTGCTGCTTTTAGCGTGCGCTGTGTTTATTGCCTATGCATTGGTTTTGCGGAGGACGCGGGAAGCTCTACCCTTCGTCCCGGCCATTTGCGTGGGGTATCTTTTAGTGTGGTTAATGATTTAG
- a CDS encoding ATP-binding protein, with protein sequence MKKKAVALPDMLDIALPQALDFAAKNITLGDQQARVMAITAYPPRVPAAFLARLANTPGVTLSVHLQPTDPAELVKSINRAIGEYSGRIEAGGNALTIQRLEHLLGDAQELLRKLDQEQQQVLFVTVMMMLTATDSKDLDRRARHLESLLAAAGMRARGALFRQDDGLRAVGPWATLPIGIEEAFSRNMPAETAAAAFPFTVAGLNDGNGILLGKDRDGGAVLVDIWKREGDRTNSNLTILAKPGAGKSFAAKMMVLREYLQGSRVIIVDPEREYQEMCKHLGGHWVNCGSRSQINPMRVRVTPGEETEGEQGALALHVRTLRTFFSLYLKELTDIDKALLEEAIMDVYKGAGIHFGADLAAVQSWPTVKHLYDLLAQRAAQGQESLAKLAALLKRAAEGTDAGLWSTDIPDPDGDSGITVLDIHDLKNAEDAVRKAQYFNVLSYAWSIVERDRQERTILVVDEAWLLADPQTPQALAFLRDASKRIRKYMGALVVISQNVVDFLSPEVARHGQALLDNPTYKLLLAQGERDLQVLSGLMLLSEAEQEFLMTAGRGEGLLVAGAQRIRVKIEAAPYEALYLTGGGK encoded by the coding sequence ATGAAGAAGAAGGCAGTCGCCTTACCGGATATGCTGGATATTGCCTTGCCGCAGGCTTTAGATTTCGCGGCGAAAAACATTACGCTGGGAGACCAGCAGGCGCGGGTTATGGCTATTACCGCCTACCCGCCGCGGGTGCCTGCGGCTTTTCTCGCGAGATTGGCTAATACGCCGGGGGTTACGTTGTCGGTGCATTTGCAGCCGACGGACCCGGCGGAACTGGTGAAGAGTATCAATAGGGCGATTGGGGAGTACTCGGGGCGGATTGAGGCGGGGGGTAATGCGCTGACCATCCAGAGGCTTGAACACCTGTTGGGAGATGCGCAGGAACTACTGCGGAAGCTCGACCAAGAGCAGCAGCAGGTGCTGTTTGTGACCGTCATGATGATGTTGACGGCGACAGACAGTAAGGACTTAGATAGGCGGGCGCGGCATTTGGAATCGCTGTTGGCGGCTGCTGGTATGCGGGCGAGGGGCGCGCTGTTTCGGCAGGATGATGGGCTGCGGGCGGTAGGGCCGTGGGCGACACTCCCCATAGGGATAGAGGAGGCGTTCTCGCGCAATATGCCAGCTGAGACTGCGGCTGCTGCGTTTCCCTTTACCGTGGCCGGGCTTAACGACGGGAACGGCATCCTCTTGGGGAAAGACAGGGACGGGGGCGCTGTGCTCGTAGACATCTGGAAGCGAGAGGGGGATAGAACGAACTCTAACCTCACTATCTTGGCTAAGCCAGGGGCTGGCAAGAGCTTTGCGGCCAAGATGATGGTGCTCAGGGAGTATCTGCAGGGGAGCCGGGTGATTATCGTTGACCCCGAGCGTGAGTACCAAGAGATGTGTAAGCACCTAGGCGGCCATTGGGTTAATTGTGGGAGTCGCAGCCAGATAAACCCGATGCGGGTTAGGGTGACACCGGGCGAGGAGACGGAAGGCGAACAAGGGGCATTGGCTCTCCACGTGCGGACGCTGAGGACGTTCTTCAGCCTCTATCTCAAGGAGCTAACCGACATAGACAAGGCTTTGCTCGAAGAAGCGATTATGGACGTGTACAAGGGAGCTGGGATACACTTTGGCGCGGATTTGGCCGCAGTGCAGAGTTGGCCGACGGTCAAGCACCTGTATGACTTGTTGGCTCAGAGGGCCGCACAGGGGCAGGAGTCACTGGCTAAGCTTGCGGCGCTCTTGAAAAGGGCGGCGGAGGGGACGGATGCGGGGTTGTGGTCTACGGATATCCCTGACCCAGACGGAGATTCGGGGATTACGGTGCTCGATATCCACGACCTAAAGAATGCGGAGGATGCGGTGCGGAAAGCGCAGTATTTTAATGTCCTTTCCTATGCCTGGTCGATTGTAGAGCGCGACCGGCAGGAGAGAACAATTTTGGTCGTCGATGAGGCGTGGTTATTGGCCGATCCGCAGACGCCGCAGGCCTTGGCGTTTCTTCGGGATGCGAGCAAGAGAATACGCAAGTACATGGGGGCGTTGGTCGTCATCAGTCAGAATGTCGTCGACTTCCTGTCGCCGGAAGTGGCGAGACATGGGCAGGCGCTGTTAGATAATCCGACGTATAAGCTGTTACTGGCACAGGGAGAGAGGGACTTGCAGGTCTTGTCTGGCCTGATGCTTTTGTCTGAGGCCGAGCAGGAGTTCCTGATGACGGCTGGACGGGGCGAAGGCTTGCTGGTGGCGGGAGCGCAGAGGATCCGGGTGAAGATTGAAGCCGCGCCCTATGAGGCGCTGTATTTGACGGGAGGAGGGAAGTAA
- a CDS encoding type IV secretory system conjugative DNA transfer family protein produces MKVFLLGLLILLSVFVVPLILELFYLAGDVGIPRAVEMARTAFVDNPVRGLRVLRGEEVREPWLWMQIPLGVIALRLAWAIYRQRRRERGVSPDDVRSARGGAYGTARWRNAKSLQQTLGGLGGAEGGFVVGVRKKSLFGRFDAWVDKADTHCLVIGATRSGKSRRIILPTIWGLGRAGESMVVTDPKGELHARSKAYLEKQGYRVERIDLRDPYCGLRWNLLQPVTEAIVNGDGSAAGQAAWDAAHVITYQRPHHGDPIWPQAQESLTAALMLAVASEAPVGRKTMAECYALLHERGTGDGDELDALLRSFPPGHPARSAYGVAALSSDRLRSSIFTGTAAQLRLWADPAVAWLTGENETDVRVVGQEKAAVFLVIPDERGTRNVLASLYIAQCYQALADLGNRCGGRLRRRVNFLLDEFGNIPPIPDFDKKLTVAAGRNIRFLLAVQDVAQIKARYGEAHGTVLGNCATWVYLSTADIETAKMISAKTGQHTIKTESHSSSSRGGTESNVSESMTGRALLMPDEVTRWPKNWSLVLQTGQNAAKLRLPDLSRWPAEKDLVPVQIGRRDDAVYEDIPLRREAPMPKKVERPTVISKL; encoded by the coding sequence TTGAAAGTCTTTCTGTTGGGGCTTCTAATTCTGCTTAGTGTTTTTGTTGTGCCCTTGATCCTCGAGCTGTTCTACTTGGCGGGGGATGTTGGCATCCCGCGGGCGGTGGAGATGGCGAGGACAGCGTTCGTCGATAACCCTGTGAGGGGGCTTCGGGTGCTGCGGGGGGAGGAGGTGCGCGAGCCGTGGCTGTGGATGCAGATTCCGCTGGGGGTAATTGCGCTGCGGTTAGCGTGGGCCATTTATAGGCAGCGGAGGAGGGAGCGCGGGGTATCGCCAGACGATGTGCGGAGCGCGAGAGGCGGCGCGTATGGCACGGCCAGGTGGCGCAATGCGAAGTCGCTGCAGCAGACGCTTGGGGGACTTGGCGGGGCTGAGGGTGGCTTTGTGGTGGGTGTGCGGAAGAAGTCACTCTTCGGGCGGTTTGATGCCTGGGTAGATAAGGCAGATACGCATTGCTTGGTCATAGGGGCCACGAGGAGTGGAAAGAGTCGGCGTATCATCTTGCCGACCATCTGGGGTTTGGGTCGGGCGGGTGAGAGCATGGTTGTCACCGACCCGAAGGGTGAGCTGCATGCGAGGAGCAAGGCTTACCTTGAGAAACAGGGCTACCGGGTAGAGCGCATTGACCTGCGCGATCCGTATTGCGGGCTGCGGTGGAATCTCTTGCAGCCGGTGACCGAGGCTATTGTCAACGGTGACGGGAGTGCGGCGGGGCAAGCGGCGTGGGATGCGGCGCACGTTATTACTTACCAGAGGCCTCATCATGGTGACCCTATTTGGCCGCAGGCACAGGAGAGTTTGACGGCAGCCCTAATGCTGGCGGTGGCCTCGGAGGCGCCGGTCGGGCGCAAGACGATGGCCGAGTGCTATGCACTGCTCCATGAGAGGGGGACGGGGGATGGTGATGAGCTAGATGCGCTGCTCCGGTCGTTCCCACCCGGCCATCCGGCGCGGAGTGCCTATGGGGTGGCGGCTTTGTCTTCGGACAGACTGAGGAGTTCTATTTTCACGGGGACGGCTGCGCAGCTGCGGTTGTGGGCCGATCCGGCGGTCGCCTGGCTGACAGGCGAGAATGAGACGGATGTGCGGGTGGTGGGACAGGAGAAGGCGGCTGTGTTTCTCGTCATACCCGATGAGCGAGGGACGAGGAACGTCTTGGCTTCGCTCTATATAGCGCAGTGCTACCAGGCGCTGGCCGATCTCGGTAATCGGTGCGGAGGGCGGTTAAGGCGGCGGGTTAATTTCCTTCTCGATGAATTTGGGAACATCCCACCGATTCCAGACTTCGACAAGAAGCTGACGGTGGCCGCAGGCCGCAATATTCGCTTCTTGCTCGCGGTGCAGGACGTAGCACAGATCAAAGCCCGATATGGTGAGGCGCATGGGACGGTGTTGGGTAACTGCGCGACTTGGGTCTACCTGTCTACGGCTGATATAGAGACGGCTAAGATGATCAGCGCGAAGACGGGACAGCACACGATTAAAACAGAAAGCCACTCGTCTTCTTCGAGAGGCGGTACGGAGTCTAATGTGAGCGAGAGCATGACAGGGAGGGCGCTGCTGATGCCGGATGAGGTAACACGGTGGCCTAAGAATTGGTCGCTGGTTCTACAGACGGGCCAGAATGCGGCGAAACTAAGGCTCCCAGACTTGTCACGGTGGCCGGCGGAGAAGGATCTCGTGCCGGTGCAGATAGGCCGCCGGGATGATGCTGTGTACGAGGACATTCCGCTGCGGCGGGAAGCTCCTATGCCAAAGAAAGTAGAACGGCCAACGGTAATAAGTAAGTTATAG
- a CDS encoding HD domain-containing protein, with product MSRGDFIKDLAATVGDVHGLGVWRQELKEHHIRVGLLAMVVAERMGVWSSRLVFQAGLSHDIGKYLVDTNLLLRPGRLYGRDLAEVQRHAVAGADWLRAKGFAEEIVRAARHHHERWDGDGYPDGLRGRRIPHAARVISVCDALDAMYRGRHYAPRLDRAKILEELQKGAGTQFDPDVGEEVLKFLTKGELMGVQNRA from the coding sequence GTGTCGAGAGGTGATTTTATCAAAGACCTCGCGGCGACAGTCGGGGACGTGCACGGGCTAGGTGTGTGGCGACAGGAACTAAAGGAGCATCACATTCGGGTTGGACTTCTGGCGATGGTCGTGGCGGAGAGAATGGGCGTCTGGAGCTCGCGGTTGGTGTTTCAGGCGGGGCTGAGCCACGATATCGGGAAGTACCTAGTGGACACCAATCTGCTCTTAAGACCCGGGCGGCTTTATGGGCGTGATCTGGCAGAGGTTCAGAGGCATGCAGTAGCCGGGGCCGATTGGCTGCGGGCCAAGGGTTTTGCGGAAGAGATTGTGAGGGCGGCCAGGCACCACCACGAGCGCTGGGATGGGGACGGCTACCCTGACGGGCTACGGGGCAGGAGGATTCCGCATGCGGCACGGGTCATCTCAGTGTGCGATGCGCTCGATGCGATGTACAGGGGCAGGCACTACGCGCCGCGGTTAGATAGGGCCAAGATTCTAGAGGAACTGCAGAAGGGCGCGGGGACGCAGTTTGATCCGGATGTGGGTGAGGAAGTTTTGAAGTTTTTGACGAAAGGGGAGTTAATGGGTGTTCAAAATAGGGCTTGA
- a CDS encoding ParM/StbA family protein, with the protein MFKIGLDLGYGYVKGVNETGKAVSFPSLVGEAYDRPLSGLFGAGMGEETELHLVISDSEGRREFFAGDLARREGKNVSFAFDEDKIAHPNTKALLAAAALLLFPQTPAPVHLVTGLPLEQYIHKREEFREMLSRMVFSVHRKDGVTRKQISFAKTTVFPQAAGAVYYAIWDDRQRYLNKGSYLGLVDVGFKTTDFVVFLVEDRLVLREDLSGTIPVGVSYLQTATEKLFADRTGTKLDVAESMRLVQSGKLIYKGREMDFSRELEDVKQELGRGIKDRLKTVWGNKINFFHTVFLAGGGAVALERALGGLHPTTTLVKDPRFANARGFLKVAEELQRTGLAV; encoded by the coding sequence GTGTTCAAAATAGGGCTTGATCTCGGCTACGGCTACGTGAAGGGGGTCAATGAGACGGGCAAGGCGGTGTCGTTCCCCTCGCTGGTTGGCGAGGCTTATGATAGACCATTGTCGGGTTTGTTTGGGGCGGGGATGGGGGAGGAGACGGAGCTTCACCTCGTGATTTCGGACAGCGAGGGACGGAGGGAGTTTTTCGCGGGGGATTTGGCAAGACGGGAAGGGAAGAATGTGTCTTTCGCCTTCGATGAGGACAAGATTGCGCACCCGAACACCAAGGCCTTGTTGGCGGCGGCTGCGTTGTTACTGTTCCCGCAGACACCGGCACCGGTGCACTTGGTCACGGGACTCCCGCTAGAGCAGTACATTCACAAGCGCGAGGAGTTTCGTGAAATGCTGTCGCGGATGGTGTTTTCCGTGCACAGGAAGGATGGCGTCACGAGGAAGCAAATCTCGTTTGCTAAGACGACGGTGTTTCCGCAGGCGGCGGGGGCGGTGTACTACGCTATCTGGGACGATAGGCAACGCTATCTGAACAAGGGCAGCTACCTCGGGCTGGTGGACGTGGGCTTTAAGACGACGGATTTTGTGGTCTTCTTGGTGGAAGACAGGTTGGTGCTGCGGGAGGATCTTTCCGGGACTATTCCTGTCGGGGTGTCGTACCTGCAGACGGCGACCGAGAAGTTGTTCGCTGATCGGACGGGGACTAAGCTTGACGTCGCGGAGTCGATGCGGCTGGTACAGAGCGGGAAACTGATCTACAAGGGCCGCGAGATGGACTTCTCGCGTGAGCTGGAGGACGTCAAGCAGGAACTCGGCAGGGGGATTAAGGATCGACTGAAGACGGTATGGGGGAACAAGATTAACTTCTTCCATACTGTGTTTCTGGCGGGGGGAGGGGCTGTGGCGCTGGAACGTGCGTTAGGCGGGCTGCACCCTACGACCACATTGGTTAAAGACCCGCGCTTTGCTAACGCTCGCGGGTTCCTGAAGGTGGCGGAGGAGCTCCAGAGAACGGGGCTGGCGGTCTAA
- a CDS encoding PrgI family protein — MYLVPKNVRARFELIPGFGLPEIALCAGGLAVGFLLSLLVSLLGASALIRMVLVVVPAGFMFFVTRAGSEGESLFGLVLSYRRWKTGQRRFFNVPKGGVVK, encoded by the coding sequence GTGTATCTAGTCCCGAAAAACGTTAGAGCGCGCTTTGAGCTAATACCTGGCTTTGGCCTGCCGGAGATTGCGCTGTGCGCAGGCGGGCTTGCGGTCGGCTTTCTACTGAGTTTACTGGTCTCCCTATTAGGCGCGTCAGCGCTCATCCGCATGGTGCTGGTGGTTGTGCCGGCAGGCTTCATGTTCTTTGTCACGCGGGCAGGGTCTGAGGGGGAAAGTCTGTTTGGTTTGGTGTTGTCCTACAGACGGTGGAAAACGGGGCAGAGAAGGTTCTTTAACGTGCCCAAAGGAGGAGTGGTGAAATGA